The Stenotrophomonas sp. NA06056 genome segment TGATCCCCGAGTTGCAGGGGCGCTTCCCGATCCGCGTGGAGCTGGGGGCGCTGAGCAAGGCGGATTTCGTGCGCATCCTGACCGAACCGAAGGCGGCGCTGACCAAGCAGTACGAAGCGCTGCTGGCCACCGAGGGCGTCAAGGTCAGCTTCACCACCGACGCCATCGACCGCCTGGCCGAGATCGCGTTCCAGGTGAACGAGCGCCAGGAAAACATCGGTGCGCGTCGCCTGCACACCGTACTGGAGCGCCTGCTGGATTCGCTCAGCTACGAAGCGCCGGACCGCGATGGTGAAACCCTGGCCATCGACAGTGCCTATGTCGATACGCATCTGGGTGAGCTGGTGCAGGACCCGGACCTGAGCCGTTACATCCTGTAACCAGGAATGCGAAAAGGCCGCCGAAAGGCGGCCTTTTCCGTTTGCATCCACGCACGGCGTGGATCTACCACGGTCGCGCCGGGCCATGCCCAGCGACCCTTACGCTTCCGGCAGCGGCTCCGGCACCGTACCCGGTACGAACACGCCTTCCTTCACGTAGGCGGCCAGGGTCATGTCCAGCGCCAGCATGCCATCGCGCTTGAGGTCCATCAGGTCCGGCTCGACCATCGCCCCGTGCAGCACGCCGAGCACGGTGGCGTGCAGCATGCGCGCGGCGATCTTCGGGTCGGCGCCGTCACGCAGCTGGCCCAGGTCCTGTGCACGGCGCAGGGCACGTTCCATCCGGTCCAGCGCGTCGCGGAAACCGTTCTGCTGCAGTTCGGTCAGCACCTTGGTGTCGGCCGAGGCATCGCTGCGCAACATGATTTCCATGGTCTTGCGCAGGCGCTCGTCCTCGGACAGCTCGATGAACGAGTGGATCATCACTGCGCGCAGATCGTGCACCGGGGTATCGCGTTGATCGCTGGAGGTTCGCTCAAGTTCCTGCATGAAAGGCAGGTGCACCCGTTCGATCATCGCCGCCAGCACTTCGCCCTTGTTCTTGAAATGCCAGTACACGGCGCCGCGGGTATAGCCGGCGCGGGCACCGATCATCTCCAGCGTGGTGCGGGCAACGCCGTGCTCGTGGAAGCAGGTTTCTGCGGCGTCCAGGATGCCTTCCCGGGTCGCCTGGGTGTCCTCTTTGGTCTTGCGGGCCATGAGTGGGTACGAGTTAGCGTGAAACGTGGCTGAATTGTACCGGTTTACAAACAAACACGCATGTATGTATATTTCCCTCCCATCATTCCCGTCGTGTGCGTGGCAGGCCTGTCCAGGCGCCCACTCCACCCGGGTGGGCGCTGTTCGCGCGGTCTTCACTCCTGCAAGGGGAGGGTCCGCAGTATCAGCGTCTGCTGAGATCCCTCCCCTCAAGAGCCATTCCCATCATGTTGCTGAGCCGAATCCGACCCTTCGCGTTGTCGCTGGCGATCGCTGCGACCGTCGCTGCCTGCGGCGGCCAACCCCAGGCCCCCGAACAGGGGCCGGGCCAGGTCAGCGTGGTTACGCTGAAGTCCGAAACCGTCGGCCTGACCCGTGAGCTGCCGGGCCGCACCAATGCTTTCCTGGTGGCCGAAGTGCGCCCGCAGGTCAACGGCATCGTCGCCAAGCGCCTGTTCACCGAGGGTGGGATGGTCAAGGCCGGCGAGCCGCTGTACCAGATCGAAGATGCCAGCTATCGCGCCCAGGCCAACAGTGCACGTGCGCAGCTGGCCCGCGCCGAAGCCACCGCCAACGCCGCCCGCCTGAGCGCCAAGCGCATCACCGAGCTGGCCAAGGTCGACGCGGTCAGCCAGCAGGATCTGGAAAACGCCGTGGCCGCGCAGAAGCAGGCCGAGGCCGATGTCGGTGCCGCCAAGGCATCGCTGGATGCCGCCAACGTCACCCTCGGTTATGCGCGGATCACCGCGCCGATCAGCGGCCGTATCGGCAAGTCCAGCGTCACCCAGGGCGCGCTGGTCAGCGCTGGCCAGGCCACGGCGCTGGCGACCGTGCAGCAGCTGGACCCGATCTATGTGGACCTGACCCAGTCCTCAGCCGAGCTGTTGCAGCTGCGCCGTGAACTGGCCGCCGGCCGACTGCAGGACAACCAGCAGACGCCGGTCAGCATCCTGATGGAAGACGGCAGCACCTTCGAACACAAGGGCACGCTGGAGTTCTCCGAAGTCAGCGTCGATCCGGCCACCGGCAGCTTCGCTCTGCGGGTCAAGGTCGACAACCCCGACGGTCTGCTGATGCCCGGCATGTACGTGCGCGCGGTGATCGGCGGTGGTGTGCGCAGCGATGCGGTGCTGGTGCCGATGCAGGGCATCGCCCGCGATCCGAAGGGCGATACCAGCGCGATGGTGGTCGGCAAGGACAACAAGGTCGAAGTGCGCCCGGTCAAGGTCAGCCGCACCGTTGGCGACAAGTGGCTGGTCGAGGACGGCCTGAAGGCCGGTGACAAGGTCATCGTCGAAGGCCTGCAGAAGATCGGCCCGGGCATGCCCGTGAACGCCACCGAACAGGGTGCCGCCCCGGCCAAGCCGGCCGCCGCCCAACCTGCAGCTGCGGCCGCAGGCGCGAAGTAAGCGGAGAACCCCATGGCACGTTTCTTCATTGATCGACCCATCTTCGCGTGGGTCATCGCGATCATCATCATGCTCGCCGGCGGCCTGGCCCTGTTCAAGCTGCCGATCTCGATGTACCCCAACGTCGCACCGCCGGCGGTGGAGATCAGCGCCAGCTACCCGGGTGCTTCGGCCAAGGTGGTCGAAGACTCGGTGACGCAGATCATCGAGCAGAACATGAAGGGCCTTGATGGCCTGATCTACTTCTCCTCCAACAGCTCGTCCAACGGCCAGGCCACCATCACCCTGACCTTCGAGAGCGGTACCAACCCCGACATCGCCCAGGTGCAGGTGCAGAACAAGCTGCAGCTGGCGATGCCGCTGCTGCCGCAGGAAGTGCAGCGGCAGGGCATCAACGTGGCCAAGTCCAGCTCGGGCTTCCTGAACGTCATCGCGTTCGTGTCCGAAGACGGCAGCATGGATGCCAACGACATCGCCGACTACGTCGGTTCCAATGTCGTGGACCGTCTCAGCCGCGTGCCGGGCGTGGGCAACATCCAGGTGTTCGGTGGCAAGTACGCCATGCGCATCTGGCTGGACCCGAACAAGCTGCACACCTATGGCATGTCGGTGCCGGAAGTGGTTGCTGCGGTGAAGGCACAGAACGCGCAGGTGGCCATCGGCCAGCTGGGTGGTGCGCCGTCGGTGAAGGGCCAGCAGCTCAACGCCACCATCAACGCGCAGTCGCGCCTGCAGACCCCGGAACAGTTCCGCAACATCATCGTGCGCGGTGCGCAGGACGGTGCCGAACTGCGCCTGGGCGATGTTGCCCGCGTCGAGCTGGGCGCCGAGTCGTACGACTTCGTCACCCGCTACAACGGCCAGCCGGCCAGCGGCCTGGCGGTCACCCTGGCCACCGGCGCCAACGCGCTGGATACCGCAGCCGGTGTCGATGAAACCCTGAAGGAACTGGAAGGCTTCTTCCCGGCCGGCCTGAAGGCCGAGATCCCGTACGACACCACCCCGTTCGTGCGCGTGTCGATCAAGGGCGTGGTGCAGACCCTGCTCGAAGCGATCGTGCTGGTGTTCGTGGTGATGTACCTGTTCCTGCAGAACTTCCGCGCCACCCTGATCCCGACCATCGCCGTGCCGGTGGTGCTGCTGGGTACCTTCGGCGTGCTGTCGGTGCTGGGCTTCTCGGTGAACATGCTGACCATGTTCGCGATGGTGCTCGCCATCGGCCTGCTGGTGGACGATGCCATCGTGGTGGTGGAGAACGTCGAGCGCATCATGTCCGAAGAGGGCCTGTCGCCGCTGGAAGCCACCCGCAAGTCGATGGGCCAGATCACCGGTGCGCTGGTGGGTATCGGCCTGGTGCTGTCGGCGGTGTTCGTGCCGATGGCCTTCATGAGCGGCTCCACCGGTGTGATCTACCGGCAGTTCTCGGCCACGATCGTGTCGGCGATGGCGTTGTCGGTGCTGGTGGCCATCGTGCTGACACCCGCGCTGTGCGCGACCATGCTCAAGCCGCTGAAGAAGGGCGAGCACCACGTCGCCCACAAGGGCTGGTCGGGTCGCTTCTTCAATGGCTTCAACCGCGGCTTTGATCGCACCAGTGACAGCTACCAGCGCGGCGTGCGCGGCATCCTGCATCGCCCGTGGCGGTTCATGGGCATCGTGGCTGCGCTGTTCCTGCTGATGGGCGTGCTGTTCGTGCGCCTGCCCAGCTCGTTCCTGCCCAACGAAGACCAGGGCGTGCTGATGGCGCTGGTACAGGCGCCGGTGGGCGCCACCCAGGAGCGCACGCTGGAATCGATCGCCGCGCTCGAAAAGCACTTCATGGAAAACGAGAAGGGTGCCGTCGAATCGGTGTTCTCGGTGCAGGGCTTCAGCTTCGCCGGCATGGGCCAGAACGCGGGCATGGCCTTCGTCAAGTTGAAGGACTGGAGCGAGCGTGACGCTGACAATGGCGTGATGCCGATCACTGGACGTGCGATGGCCGCACTGGGGCAGATCAAGGATGCCTTCATCTTTGCCTTCCCGCCGCCGGCCATTCCGGAACTGGGTACGGCCTCGGGCTACACCTTCTTCCTGAAGGACAACAGCGGCCAGGGCCACGACGCATTGCTTGCGGCCCGCAACCAGCTGCTCGGCCTGGCGGCCGGCAGCAAGAAGCTGGCCAACGTGCGCCCGAACGGCCAGGAAGACACCCCGCAGTTCCGCATCGATATCGATGTGGCCAAGGCCAGCTCGCTGGGCCTGTCGATCGACCAGGTCAACACCACCCTGGCCACCGCGTGGGGCAGCTCGTACATCGATGACTTCGTCGATCGCGGCCGCGTCAAGCGCGTGTTCGTGCAGGCCGACCAGCCGTTCCGCATGGTGCCGGAGGACTTCGATCTTTGGTCGGTGAAGAACGACAAGGGGGAGATGGTTCCGTTCAGTGCCTTTGCCAGCAAGCATTGGGACTACGGCTCACCGCGCCTGGAACGCTACAACGGCGTGTCGGCCACCGAAATCCAGGGCGAACCGGCCCCGGGCGTGGCGTCCGGTGATGCCATGGCCGAGATCGAACAGCTGGCCAAGCAGTTGCCGGCGGGCTTCGGCGTCGAGTGGACGGCGATGTCCTACCAGGAACGCCAGGCGGGCTCGCAGACACCGCTGCTGTACACGCTGTCGCTGATGATCGTGTTCCTGTGCCTGGCCGCGTTGTACGAAAGCTGGAGCGTGCCGACCTCGGTGCTGCTGGTGGCGCCGCTGGGCATCCTCGGTGCAGTGCTGGCCAACACCTTCCGTGGCATGGAGCGCGACATCTACTTCCAGGTGGCGATGTTGACCACGGTGGGCCTGACCAGCAAGAACGCGATCCTGATCGTCGAGTTCGCCAAGGAGCATCTGGAGAAGGGCGCAGGGCTGATTGAAGCGACGATGCATGCGGTCCGCGACCGTCTGCGCCCGATCATCATGACCTCGCTGGCATTCGGCATGGGCGTGCTGCCGCTGGCGATCTCCACCGGTGCAGGTTCCGGCGCCAAGCAGGCGATCGGTACCGGCGTACTCGGCGGCATGATCGTGGGCACCGTGCTCGGCGTGTTCTTCGTACCGCTGTTCTTCGTCGTGGTGCAGCGCGTGTTCAAGAAGCGCAACGCCACCGAGTGATGACAACCGGTAGCGCCGGGCCATGCCCGGCGGATGCCTCACCGCATAGTCGCCGGGCCCGGCCCGGCGCTACCACCGTGACCCCCAAGGTGTCGCTATGAAATTCTCTTCTCTTGCAGTATCCCTTGCCGCCGCGCTGGCGCTCAGCGCGTGCGGCACCCTGGCGCCGAAGAACACCGCAGTGGCCCCAGCCATTCCATCGCAGTGGCCGGCGGAAGCCGCACAGGGTGAAGTGGCCGATGCGGCCGCGGTCGGCTGGCGCGACTTCTTCACCGATGAGCGCCTGCAGCAGGTGATCGGCCAGGCACTGGACAACAACCGCGACCTGCGCGTGGCCGTGCTCAACGTCGAGAAGGCGCGCGGGCAGTACCGCGTGCAGCGCGCTGACCGCGTACCGGGTGTGGCCGTGACCGGGCAGATGGACCGCCGCGGTGGCGACGTTCCGGTGACCGAGCAGTTCAGCGCAGGCGTTGGCGTGGCCGAGTTCGAACTGGACCTGTTCGGTCGCGTGCGCAACCTGAGCGAGGCCGCGCTGCAGCAGTACTTCGCTGTAGCGGCCAACCGCCGCAACGCGCAGCTGAGCCTGGTGGCCGAGACCGCCACGGCGTGGTTGACCTACGGTGCTGACCAGCAGCGCCTGGTGATCGCCGAAGCAACGCTGAAAACCTATGAGGATTCACTGCGTCTGGCCGAAGCACGCCATGAGCGTGGCGGCAGTTCGGCGCTGGAACTGACCCAGACCCGCACCCTGGTCGAGACCGCGCGCACCGATGCCGCGCGTCTGCGTGGACAGCTGGCGCAGGACCGCAACGCGCTGGCGCTGCTGGCCGGTGGCCCATTGGATCCGGCACTGCTGCCGGACAGCATCGCACCGCAGGTACTGGCGCTGGCGCCACCGCCGGCCGGACTGCCCAGCGACGTGCTGCTGCAGCGCCCGGATATCATGGCAGCGGAACACCAGCTGCTGGCCGCGAATGCCAACATCGGTGCCGCTCGTGCCGCCTTCTTCCCCAGCATCTCGCTGACCGGCAGCATCGGCAGCGGCTCGGGTGAACTGTCGGGCCTGTTCGACAGCGGTACGCGGGTGTGGAGCTTCCTGCCGAAGATCACCCTGCCGATCTTCCAGGGTGGCAAGCTGCGCGCGAACCTGGCGGTGGCCAACGCTGACCGCGATATCGCACTGGCGCAGTACGAAAAATCGATCCAGAGCGGTTTCCGCGAAACCGCCGATGCGCTTGCGTTGAATGTCAGCCTGGATGAGCAGGCCGCCTCGCAGCAGCGACTGGTGGAAGCGGCCGAGCAGGCCAACCGCCTGTCGCAGGCGCGCTATGACGCCGGCCTGGATAGTTTCGTCACCCTGCTGGATGCGCGTCGTACCGCCTACAACGCGCAGCAGACACAGCTGCAGACGCAGCTGGCGCAGCAGTCCAACCGCATCACGCTGTACAAGGTGCTGGGCGGCGGCTGGCACGAGCGCGGGTAAGCAGCGCCTGTGGTAGGTGCCAACCTTGGTTGGCACGGATGCGTCAGTGCAGGCGGGTGGCCATGTGCCAACCAAGGTCGGCACCTACCTTGATGATCGATGGTAGTGCCGGCCGCTGGCCGGCATTGTCATTTCAGGGCCTGCTACACCGCTTCGTCATCCCGCCGCTCGCTGCGGCAGGCGCGTACCCGCGTCAGCGCGTCGCCGGCTTCGCGCGCCATCCGCTCGTACTCGGCGCGGATCTCCTCCAGACGTTCTTCGTCCAGCTCTTCCAGATCCAGCAGCTCGTTGTTGGCATCGGCGGTGGCGCGGATCAGTTCATCCAGCTTGATCTGCATCGCCGCCGTGTCCGCGTTCTGCGTGTGCTGGATCAGGAACACCATCAGGAAGGTGATGATGGTGGTGCCGGTGTTGATCACCAGCTGCCAGGTATCGTTGAACCTGAATATCGGGCCGCTGATGCCCCACAGCACGACGATCGCCACCGCAGCCAGGAAGGTCCACGGCGAGCCGGTGGCGGCCGCAGCCTTCTTGGCGATCGTATTGAACAGGTTTCTTGCACGCATCGTCGTCGTCCCACTGGAATGACGGCGATCATCGGCACATGTCTGTGCAGGTGCCGTGCAGCCGGACGTAGACTCAGGCGCGCAGGCGCGGTGCTTCCTGGCTGCGCACCGGGCTGGCCAGGTAAACATGCTGCCAGCAGTGTTCGACGAATTCGCGGGCCTGCGCTTCGGTCAGGCGCGGCATGATCTGCAGCGCGTACTGGGTCTGGAAGAGTTCATCGCGCTGGGCATTGCTGGCGCGCGGCTGGGTGATCAACGAATCGCAGGCGAACTTGATCCACGGCACATAGGTGCCGAACGAGGTATGCGCGAGTGCGCCATCGGCGTGCTGGCGGCGCCAGTAGTCCAGCTCCGCATCAACATTGATGACCGGGGGAATGGCGGGTACTTCAGCGTGCATGACGATCCAATCGGTTGGAAGTGAAGGGAGTGGGGGACCATTACAGTGTGGCCCGGGTGG includes the following:
- the smeE gene encoding multidrug efflux RND transporter permease subunit SmeE, which translates into the protein MARFFIDRPIFAWVIAIIIMLAGGLALFKLPISMYPNVAPPAVEISASYPGASAKVVEDSVTQIIEQNMKGLDGLIYFSSNSSSNGQATITLTFESGTNPDIAQVQVQNKLQLAMPLLPQEVQRQGINVAKSSSGFLNVIAFVSEDGSMDANDIADYVGSNVVDRLSRVPGVGNIQVFGGKYAMRIWLDPNKLHTYGMSVPEVVAAVKAQNAQVAIGQLGGAPSVKGQQLNATINAQSRLQTPEQFRNIIVRGAQDGAELRLGDVARVELGAESYDFVTRYNGQPASGLAVTLATGANALDTAAGVDETLKELEGFFPAGLKAEIPYDTTPFVRVSIKGVVQTLLEAIVLVFVVMYLFLQNFRATLIPTIAVPVVLLGTFGVLSVLGFSVNMLTMFAMVLAIGLLVDDAIVVVENVERIMSEEGLSPLEATRKSMGQITGALVGIGLVLSAVFVPMAFMSGSTGVIYRQFSATIVSAMALSVLVAIVLTPALCATMLKPLKKGEHHVAHKGWSGRFFNGFNRGFDRTSDSYQRGVRGILHRPWRFMGIVAALFLLMGVLFVRLPSSFLPNEDQGVLMALVQAPVGATQERTLESIAALEKHFMENEKGAVESVFSVQGFSFAGMGQNAGMAFVKLKDWSERDADNGVMPITGRAMAALGQIKDAFIFAFPPPAIPELGTASGYTFFLKDNSGQGHDALLAARNQLLGLAAGSKKLANVRPNGQEDTPQFRIDIDVAKASSLGLSIDQVNTTLATAWGSSYIDDFVDRGRVKRVFVQADQPFRMVPEDFDLWSVKNDKGEMVPFSAFASKHWDYGSPRLERYNGVSATEIQGEPAPGVASGDAMAEIEQLAKQLPAGFGVEWTAMSYQERQAGSQTPLLYTLSLMIVFLCLAALYESWSVPTSVLLVAPLGILGAVLANTFRGMERDIYFQVAMLTTVGLTSKNAILIVEFAKEHLEKGAGLIEATMHAVRDRLRPIIMTSLAFGMGVLPLAISTGAGSGAKQAIGTGVLGGMIVGTVLGVFFVPLFFVVVQRVFKKRNATE
- a CDS encoding TetR family transcriptional regulator, which translates into the protein MARKTKEDTQATREGILDAAETCFHEHGVARTTLEMIGARAGYTRGAVYWHFKNKGEVLAAMIERVHLPFMQELERTSSDQRDTPVHDLRAVMIHSFIELSEDERLRKTMEIMLRSDASADTKVLTELQQNGFRDALDRMERALRRAQDLGQLRDGADPKIAARMLHATVLGVLHGAMVEPDLMDLKRDGMLALDMTLAAYVKEGVFVPGTVPEPLPEA
- the smeD gene encoding multidrug efflux RND transporter periplasmic adaptor subunit SmeD, yielding MLLSRIRPFALSLAIAATVAACGGQPQAPEQGPGQVSVVTLKSETVGLTRELPGRTNAFLVAEVRPQVNGIVAKRLFTEGGMVKAGEPLYQIEDASYRAQANSARAQLARAEATANAARLSAKRITELAKVDAVSQQDLENAVAAQKQAEADVGAAKASLDAANVTLGYARITAPISGRIGKSSVTQGALVSAGQATALATVQQLDPIYVDLTQSSAELLQLRRELAAGRLQDNQQTPVSILMEDGSTFEHKGTLEFSEVSVDPATGSFALRVKVDNPDGLLMPGMYVRAVIGGGVRSDAVLVPMQGIARDPKGDTSAMVVGKDNKVEVRPVKVSRTVGDKWLVEDGLKAGDKVIVEGLQKIGPGMPVNATEQGAAPAKPAAAQPAAAAAGAK
- the smeF gene encoding multidrug efflux RND transporter outer membrane subunit SmeF — encoded protein: MKFSSLAVSLAAALALSACGTLAPKNTAVAPAIPSQWPAEAAQGEVADAAAVGWRDFFTDERLQQVIGQALDNNRDLRVAVLNVEKARGQYRVQRADRVPGVAVTGQMDRRGGDVPVTEQFSAGVGVAEFELDLFGRVRNLSEAALQQYFAVAANRRNAQLSLVAETATAWLTYGADQQRLVIAEATLKTYEDSLRLAEARHERGGSSALELTQTRTLVETARTDAARLRGQLAQDRNALALLAGGPLDPALLPDSIAPQVLALAPPPAGLPSDVLLQRPDIMAAEHQLLAANANIGAARAAFFPSISLTGSIGSGSGELSGLFDSGTRVWSFLPKITLPIFQGGKLRANLAVANADRDIALAQYEKSIQSGFRETADALALNVSLDEQAASQQRLVEAAEQANRLSQARYDAGLDSFVTLLDARRTAYNAQQTQLQTQLAQQSNRITLYKVLGGGWHERG
- a CDS encoding low affinity iron permease family protein encodes the protein MRARNLFNTIAKKAAAATGSPWTFLAAVAIVVLWGISGPIFRFNDTWQLVINTGTTIITFLMVFLIQHTQNADTAAMQIKLDELIRATADANNELLDLEELDEERLEEIRAEYERMAREAGDALTRVRACRSERRDDEAV